The following DNA comes from Balneola vulgaris DSM 17893.
TCTGCGTTTCGCCCGGCTGAATTTCTAAAGCATATTGGCCCACCGTTTCCCCTTCCACCGTGAGGGTTAAAAACTGATTGGCGGCTAGCACCTCCCCGGCATTCTGCACCTTCGTTACGAGCTGAAAGGGAATGCCTTGCCCCACCAATGAAGTAGGAGTGGAAATTTCAGATACGAAAGTATTCTGTGTTTGCACCTCTTCCACTTGGATCACCGAAAGGGAATATCGGTCTTTCTCTTCGTGTTCAGAGTCTGCGATACTTTCTAATAGGGCCCGATCGCCATCGGTAAAAACAAATATTTTTTTGTTTTGAAAAGGAGCGGCCGACAGCACCTCGAACAACTCATTGATTCTATTCTCGAAGAATCCCCCTTTATTCTGCACCTCAATCTTAGCCACTCTGGCCTCGAGTTGCCCTGCACTTATCACCGTTGAATTCAATGCTTCCCCATGGGTGACTTGAATTAGAAATCGATCTTCTTCCTTTGCCGATGAGCTAATCGTTTCGATATACTCCGATACTTGATTTATTAGAGGGCCTTTTGCTCCAATGCGCGACATACTGATGCTGTTGTCTACCAGAATGCCGTATACGGTAGGTTCATTCGCTGAACTCGCCAATCCAAAGGAAGGCGGTAAAAAAGGACGAGCAAGGACCATGGCCAAGCAAGTAATGGCTAAAAAGCGAAGGGCTAGCAACAACCACCGTTTCAGTTTTATCTTCTGAATCGTTGTTTGCTTTAATTCATTAAAGAAGGCAATGGTTGAGAACTTTACCCGTTTGGGTTTTCGTAGGTTCAACAGATGAATAACAAGTGGTAAACCAACCGCTAGTAAGGCCAATAAAAAAATGGGGTTTAAAAAACTCATTTAGCGCAAAAAAATGTTACTTTTAAAAGAATTGGGTTGGGAACTTTTTGTTATAAAGCGAATTAGCCAATACAATCTTAATATTCAAAAAAAGGCGGTTTAAATCCATTTATGCAAGGTGCGTATAAGCTATTAATTACATCATTTATCGTCATTCTATTTAATGCCTGTTCTGGCGTAGGTAATCAACCTTGGACAGCCTTGGTACCCGATGAAGCCAGTTTTCTGATCGTACCGCAATCTGACGTAACCCCATTTTCTCTTCCCCAAACAGAATATGCTTCGCTGCTAGAGGATATTACTGAGAGTTCGATTCAGCAGATATCCGCCTTCGACGGCGACCTCCTTCGCACTATTTCTCTTAAAGGAGTGGCAATCCACCCGTCCACTTCTATGACCACCGACCTCATTTGGATTACCGAATCCAAGCAACCCATCGAAGAATGGGTAAGCCAGTACTACCAACCCCTGGCTCAAAACTACTATACCTTCAATGAGGTGATGGTTCACAAAATTTCTAAAGCCAACAATTTATACTTCATAGCGCAAGTAAACGATTGGTTGGTCATTTCCACTAGCAGTTGGGCCTTAGAATCGGCCTTACGGTCTTACTTAGGCTTAGCGCCTTCCATGCAGATGCCCACTGAACCGGCACCCGGTCAACTCATTATGAACACCCCTCGTCTTGATGGCTGGGTGGAGCAGTTTACCAATGTCACCTTTCGTCCATCGGTATACAAAGCATTTTCGGGCACGAATCCCGCAACGCTGTTCTTTAGCAACAATGCGGATTCCACCGAAGCCAAGTTCACCCTTGAAGGCAAAATCACTCTTTCTGAAGAAACTCGATCTCCTCTAGTAGAATCCGTGGCCTATAAAAACTCGGCCCTTTCCTTAGATCGTTATATTGCCAGTAATGCCGCGGCTTTTGCCCTTTTGCGCAAAGCCCCGAACATGACCCCTCAAGAACCTGAGGACCGCGTAACTCGCCTCGATTCCCTACTCCTGAACAACTCCACCGAATTTACCGGAATCGCCAACACCTTAGGCGACGAATTCGGTTTTGAAGCCTTTCCAGAATCAGGACTGCTATCAAGTGGTGAGTTTTTATTCATGCGGAAGTTGACCAAGAAAGGCGAACTTAGAGCTCGACTGTATGACTTAGCCACCGAAGGCTACATTGACCGCCAAGGCGACTCTTACTATGCTAGCAGTTCGGTTCTTGCCTCCCTGATTGGATCGGAATTATGCACCTTCAAAGAATTTTATATCTCCTTTTCCGGCGATGTGATGGTGATCTCGAAGCGCCGTGGGCTATCGGAAAGTGTGGAAGCCGATCGTGCAAGGCGCCGCGTGATGTACTACAATTCATCCTATACCGAACTACGCAAAGACCTCCCCACCGATGTAAGTGGTTTTGTGTGGGCCAAGACGTCTGAGTTTGAGCAATTCATAAAACCTTTCTTACTGAAAGATAACGCCGCACTAGGACTGTTGAACCGCTTTGATGTGATACACCTTACCATGCGTAAGCTCAACGACTCCTCCATCGATTTTTCCTTGAAAACCACTACCGAAGAAGGCTTCACCCAGCCCTACCAAGAACTGTGGGTAAGTCCACTTAACAATGGTGAGTTAACTGGTACTCCTATTCTTGGGGATATTGTTGGAAGCGCCACCAAAGAAATTATTTATGCCACCACTCAAGGTGAAATTTACGCCGTAGCAGGCGATGGCACCATCGTACTTGAAGCAAGCACCGATGGTAGCATTCCGGTTGGCAGCCCGGTACTCTACGACTGGTATGGCAACAACCAACCGATTGTGATGTTAGGTGCCGGCACCAAGATTTTTGCTTGGAACCAAAACGGTTCCTTACTGCCTAAGTTCCCAATTGAAATCGGGCAGCGCATTAGTGCCCCAATAGTAGTTACCGATGTACGCCGAAATGGAATTCCTGAAATTATTGTAGCTACCGAAGACCGCCAAGTGCATGTAATTGATGGCCGAGGCGAAAATGTAACGGGTTGGCCGCAAGTAGTGAATGCCGTTATCACTTCCGCTCCTACCTTTGAAAGAGTAGATGACGTATGGTCGATTTGGGCTTTCTCGCAAAACATTGTGCATAGTTGGTTACGAAGTGGAGCTACTCGCCCGGGCTACCCACAGTTTATTAACGCGGGCTTTAGCGGTTCCCCTGTAGTATTTAACAACAATGTATGGGGTGCGGGCATCGACGGACATCTTTACAGCGTTGGGAAAAACCCAAGCATCTCCGACTCCTTAGGTACATTCGTGCGAATGGATTCGGTATCGGTGAAGTCGATGTATGTAGCCAATAATGCATTGCATTCGGTAGGCGTGCATGAAAACGTACTGCTTCGTGACAGCACTGGTTTTTACCGCAACGACTTAGTGAGCACCATTAGCCAAAATGGATCGGTATTTATGTACAGTCCCGATGGCTCGCTAAAGCTAACCAAGACCTTAGGCCAACCTGCTTCCAAAACCCTACATCCTTCCATCATCGACATCGACCAAGATGGGAATGATGATGTGATCGCCTTGGCTGAGTTTGGTCGTTTATTCGCTTGGGAAGTACTTACCGGCGAACGCATCTACGACCTTCCAACGTCAGGGATGAAGTTCCCCTTGATTACCGACTTAAACGGTGATGGAGAGATGGAGCTGATTGCACAAACACGCGAAGGCCTTCGTTGCTGGACCATCATTAAGCAAGAGTAGGATATACCACTTTTCTTTACCTCCCTGTTAAGTATTGATTTAAAGGGATAAATCATTACATTAGCCAAATCGGTGAGGGGAAAACTGCACCTTGGAAGTGAGGGAAAGCTTTCTGTTTTGGTGTGGGGATGATGGGATTGTGGTCTATTTGTGCAAACCCCAAATACTTACCTTGTAGATGATATACTGCTAAAAAACTTGAACCAAAAATCATTTCAGATAAGTAATTCAATAATTAATATGATTGATTACATATTTATAGAAAACTAATCTCTATCCATGGCTTCTGAGAATTTATACTCTGCTGCTGAACAAGCACTTGGTTATATATATCAAATTCGATTCGCTTTGCTACAGACATTCAACTTAAATGAGAGTACAGTCTGTTTCATTGAAAAAGATGATGATATTGATTTTAGTGATCCTGAAGAAGGAAAAATTTTAGCCTCTCTTAAACATAAGGCAGTAGGAGATTCACTATCAGATCTATCGCCTGACTTCTGGAAATCCGTGAGGATCTGGTTGAATTATTATCAAAATGAAAAAAGTGCCTTCTCACAAAATGACCTGTCTTTTTTTCTATTTACAACCGGCAAAATTCCTGAAGGGGCAGTTCTTAAAATGTTTCTCCCAAATTCAGAACGAAGGTCTGATTATGCTAATGAAATGAAAACCGTTCTGGAAAGATCTGAATCCAAAACTTTAAAAAGTATCTATAAACTAATAGACAATATACCAGAGGATAATCTTAATCATTTCTTTAGTTGCATAACAATTTTTGATTCACAAGAACGCATACAGGATATACCTAAAAAAATAATAAACCAGAGATTAAGAACAGTTAGACCAAATTTTAGAGAAAAGGTATATGAGAACCTTGAAGGATGGTGGCTTAATGAATGTATAAATTTATTAACAGGAAATAGAAACGAACCAATAAGTGTTGAGGAAGTCTCTGGGAAACTATCATTGATAGCAGAAAATTACCATTTTGAGAATCTCCCAATTGAATTTGAATTTGCAGAGCCTGAGGAAGAAATATCACCGGATGCAGATGACAGACTTTTTGTAAAACAGTTGCGAATTATTGGTCTTAAGTCTGATAGAATTACTAGAGCTATTTTAGATTACTACCGTGCTTTCCAACAACGAAATTCTTGGATACGTAATTTTGCAGAATTAAATGGAGAATTAGAGGCATATGATGACAGGCTTATAGATGAATGGAGTCGACTTAAAGAAATAGTTTTTGAAGAATTAGAAGAGAATACACCTGAAAAAGTAATCCAAGCAACCGCTAGAAAATTAATAAATCAAATATCTACTAGTGATCACGAAAACTTTAGAATTCGCCCAAAGGTTTCAAAGACATTTGTCCATATGGGCAGTTATCACATTTTGGCAAATGAAAGCTCTCCCAGAGTATTTTGGCACCCTCACTTTAAGGAAAGATTAAAAGAAATATTGGATGAGGTTGAAAAATGAAAGATTGGGATGTTAGGCCTCCAGAAATACGGACTTTATTTAACCCTGCATTTTGCGGATTAGTATTAGCAAGAGGGATCAAAGGGTATTACCAAGAAACAAGTGAATCAATGCCCTACTCTCTGTCACTTTTAATATTACCTCTTTGCTTGCATAAACGAACAAGGGATCAAGTTCTCGATAATAATCGATCATACTTTACAAAAATATTAGAAGCATATCCTGAAATCAGAGTAAACTTTGCACAAAGAACACGGGGTCTTTTACCTTACTCAATGGAAGCCTTGGCCTTCCTAATGAAATGTAATTCAATAGAAGTCGACGATAATGGTTCTATTTTTCTAAATGAAGATGGGATTATGAAAACAATAAAGGGGAGCCAAGATACACAGGACTGTCAAAAGGCAGCTAAACTAATTGGGAAAAAATTTGGCAAAATTAATGATAAAGTAACTATCTATACTTCTTTAGGGGTCAAACCATGAATATAAAAGAAATAATTTTATACAGTCATTCAGGTGAAATCAGACGAATAAAGTTTCAAGTGAATGGTCTAAATATAATCACAGGTCGATCATCTACTGGAAAGTCCGCATTGTCTGAGATTGTTGAATATTGCATGGGTAGAAGTACATTTAATATTCCAGAGGGACCAATTAGGGATAAAGTATCTTGGTATGCAGTATTATTTCAATTCCAAAACGAACAAATATTAATTGCTAAGCCGACTCCTGCTGCTACTGCTTCTAGTTGCTCAAAGGCCATGGTTAGACGGGGTAATGATATTGAACCCCCGTCATTCGAAACGTTAGAACAAAATTCTGATGATGAAACAGTTGTATCACTACTTTCAAATAAATTAGGAATCCCATCTTATCAAACCGAGGTATCTAGTTCTCATAGCCGTGATTCTTATAAACCCAATATTAAACATACTCCGTTTTATCTATTTCAGAAACAAAATTTGATAGCAAATAAGGATCAACTTTTTTATCGGCAAAATGAAAGCTATATACCACAATCAATTAAAGATACTCTACCAATTCTTTTGGGGGTTTCACCAAAAGGTAAATTAGAATTAGAGAGCAAACTGAGATCACTGAGAAGAGAATTAAAAATTGCCGAAAAAAGACTCGAAGAAAAAGAACAATTTGATACTCAAATTGATGTAAGAATTAACGGATTGCTATCTGAAGCAAAGCAAGTTGGAATATTGTCTAATACCTATCAGCCAGAAGATGCAAATCATGCAATTAGTACTTTGGAAAATTTAATGGATTGGAAACCAACACCAATTCCTGAAAGTAATGCTCAAGATATCATAATTCTTGAAAATGAATTAAGAGAATTGCGAAAAGAGAAGAGCGAATTGAATGAAACCCTAAGAACTACTCAATCTTTTTTAGAAAAAACAGCTGGCTTTACAACTGAGGCCGAAGAACAGTACAGCAGACTTCAATCTATCAATGCCCTTCCATATAATAATGAAGGGGAGTGGCAATGGCCATTTGCACCGGAAAATTTAAATTTAGAATCTACAATTGCTGATGCACTATTAAATGAGTTAGCCTCATTAGAGGAAGAACTAAAAACTGTTGCGGGTGAAAAGCCCAACTTAGATGAATATATAGTTGGCTTAGAGGAAAAACTTCAAGAACTAAATCAAAATGTAAGAAGTAAAGAAGAAGAATTAGCTTCAGCGATTTCAGCAAATGAAACAATTGCTCAAATGGACAATCTAAATGCTGCTGCTGCAAAAACAATAGGTAGAATTAGTTTATTCCTGGAGAATTACAATCCTATTGATGATAAATCTGACTTAATTAGAAATATTGAAATTATTCAACAAAAGATTGATGCAATAGAATCTGAAATTGGAACTGATAATTCCGAAGATAGATTAACCTCTATTTTAAGTATTATTTCATCACGACTTGATAATTATGTGAAAGACTTAGATGCAGAGTTTTCCGAACATACATTTAGATTTGATTTCAAAAATTTGACTATTGTAGTTGACAGACCAGATCGTCCAGTACCAATGCAAAAAACAGGTGGTGCTTCCAATCACCTTGCATATCATATAGGCGCATTGCTAGCAATCCATCATTTTTCTTCAAAGAACAACAGGCCTATACCCTCCTTCTTGTTTTTAGATCAACCAACTCAGGTTTATTTTCCTTCAGAGCAAGTTTACAACAGTGCATCAGGCTCGATTGAAGAAACAGAACGTGATTCAGACATCAATAGAGTACGTAGGTTATTTGAGATCTTATATAGTTTTGTAACAAATGAATGTCCAAGTTTCCAAATTATCATAACAGAACATGCAAATCTTCGTGATGAATGGTTCCAAAATTCTATAGTAGAAGAGCCCTGGACTAAACCTCCAGCTTTAGTACCAGATGAATGGGAAAGCATGCAATAGCTCTATAACAAGCAAATTAAGCGGTTGCGGTTGCGTTTAGTTGCTTACATTCAATGACTTAGCTACGCCGCTTATTTACCAAACCGTTACGCACATAATGCTGTAATGACGTTGTATTGTCATATAGATTTCGTATCAAATCTAGTGATTTATCATGATATTCTTTTAAAATTTAATACCGGAAAAATCATAGAGATCATGAAACTGGATAATGCAAAACTAAAACAGCTTAGACAATCAAATGCCTGGAGTCAGTCCCATCTTGCTGAAGCAAGTGGAATTAGTTTGAGAACCATTCAACGAATTGAAAAAACGGGCGTTGTATCACCAGAATCAGCTAATTGTATTTGTGCTGCTTTTGATATTCAATTTGATGAGCTTTCCATGGATGATAATTATCAAACGTCAGAGTCCCCTCTTATAGATTTATTAAAGTTTAAAGTCACCCATATGGACAAAAAAGCAGCTATTATATCGTTTATCGTTGCATTTATTATAGCCTACACTATAGCGACTTCTATTGGCGGCACGATATAAGGTTATAACATCTTTGAAAAAGACATTGTCAAGGGCACGTAGTTTTTCAACCCTAGATGTTAAGTTCTTCTCCTAATCAGAAAGCAGATCTCTGTATTCCTCATCTAGTGGCCTGCTCGATCAGAGGTGTATAATAAGGCATTTTATGTCGGAACCGCCAGCCGGCTGACATCCTTCGACAAGCTGTGCACTTAAGCTTGTATGCAATAAAATAAATTACTTACTTCAACTAAATACTACGACCCCGCGCAGTTCTGCAAGTAGGCGGACAGGTTAAACGCCGGGTCCTTAAGTTGCACAAGAATTCAGAAAAGAGATATGATTCAATATAGTTTTGCAAAAGATAGTGAGGGGAGAATTGTTAAAGTTACATCACTTGAGCGTAATATAAAGTTAGATACATACTATTGTGTGAATTGTGGCAATGAACTGATTGCTCGGTTAGGTGAAATTAGAAGAAAACATTTTGCCCATAAGGAACAAATAGATTGTTCCTATGAAACTTACCTTCATAAACTTTCTAAAACAGTTTTTTATAGACTTTATCGGTCATGTTTAAAAAAGAATAGACCATTTATACTTGAGTATTCTGAAAAACAAATTTGCAAACATTTTCAAGATGACTTCAATATTACTTGTGATTTAGGGCAACAAGTTCAAGACTTTGATCTTACTTCCTATTTTACCGAAATAGAACTTGAAAAAAGAGATAGAAATTTAATTCCTGATGTACGAATTTTTAATGAGAAAACTGGTGAGTCTATCTATGTCGAAATCGCTGTTACTCACAAATCTGAAGAAAATAAAGTGAATAGCGGAAATAGAATCCTTGAATTCTTAGTTAATGAAGAAAGTGACCTGAAGCTTTTTACTTCAAAAAGAATTGAATTAGAAAATGAAAAAATCATTCGTCACAATTTTAGCAAAAGTGAACCCCAAGAAATTGATTGTGACGGTAACTGCCCTACTTCTAAAGATATATTTCAAGTTTTCAAGTCTGGCAAGTCTATTCTTACTGACACAAAGCTTAAAAAGTTAAAAAGACATCTAAAAAACGATGTGATTTCAGATTTTAAAATTGTTGATCTTGAAAACAATTATGAAAATTATACTTATGTGCAGAACGTAGTTAGGGCTCATGAGAAAGAGACTGAAATAAAGAATTGCTTTCTTTGTAGGTACCATGCAAAAAATAAAGATTATCACACTAAACGTATTAGGCCTATTTTCTGTAAATTTCTGAAAGAAACTTTTCCCTCAAACCAAGCAGTAGATTGTGAGTATTACAGACCGGATGAGTCTGTTTATGCAGAGTACCGTGCAACCTAACAAGCGTTTCAAGCGGACTCGAACGTGGTTCGGGTCTTTAATTTTAATAACCAGACTCGCCGCTTAAACGCGGGGTCGTTATGCATTTTAAAACATGACTGAGCTTGAATACATAAATGAATTTCAAAAACGAAAGTCTTCTGAACTAACAGAAGAAACCATTTCGCTTATTAATCAAGCTGTCAAAGATTATCCAAATTCTGAAAAACTCTGGATTTTACGAGGAGATTTACTCCAGCTCATAGATGTTGAAATAGGCATACCTTTAGAAGAATCTTTGAATTCTTATAAAAGAGCTTTGGAAATAAACCCAGATTCATCTGAAGCGAATTTCGAAATGGCGTCTTTCTTAAATAATGTTCTCGACCAAACGGAAAAAGCTCACATGTTTTATCAAAAGGCAAAAAATGCCTAACAAGCGTTTCGCTTCGCGGTTCTTCGAATCAAGTCGGATCCGCCAAGAGGCGGACATCCTTCGGCAAGGTTTGCACTTGGGCTTGTGGACAATAAAATTAATCCGTTACTTCAACAAAAACCGAGAACCTGCGCCGCCCTGCCTGCCGGCGGACAGGTTAAACGCGGGGTCGTTATAACACTTAATTTAAGTAATGAAGTTATCAGCCAGTCACGGAAAGAAAATATCTGAGCCTACAGATCAACAAATAAATCAAGCCATTGATGAGATCGAAGACAATAATGGCAGTTTTGTGATTTTGGACGCAGAAAATGGTTTTGTACAAGCTGCTGGAAGTTTACCAGATAAACTCCTTGTTGAATATCAAATTGACGGAAAACACTTTCAGTCCATTTCACAAAACCTTTCAGCTGAACAGGTGAAAGATATTTTTAAGCAATTCCGTCATGGCTTAAATGATTTCAAAAGAAATAATGAATGGAAAGAAGTAGAATTAAGTAATTCTGGTGGTGCAGGTTGTGCTCCAATTTTGTTAATTCTATACGCTGTGTTTGTTTGGCAAGTGGTGCTATAACAAGCGTTTCGCTTCGCGGTTCTTCGAATCAAACGGACCCCGTACCAACAGCAATCGGTCAGGTTATTCGCGGGGTCGTTATATGGCTTTTACACTTCAATTCGAGTGAATGAAAAAAATTTTACTCTTCTTATTTTGTTCCTCTTTATTCATTTCTTGTTCTTCAAAACAAGGTAATAATCTGATCTTTTGTAAAAACGAGCTTTACTTGCTTGGCTCATTTGAAAAATTGCCCTTCATTGATGCAAATATTTCAGAATTAAGAGATTTGATGAACTTACCACTTGATAGC
Coding sequences within:
- a CDS encoding FG-GAP repeat domain-containing protein: MQGAYKLLITSFIVILFNACSGVGNQPWTALVPDEASFLIVPQSDVTPFSLPQTEYASLLEDITESSIQQISAFDGDLLRTISLKGVAIHPSTSMTTDLIWITESKQPIEEWVSQYYQPLAQNYYTFNEVMVHKISKANNLYFIAQVNDWLVISTSSWALESALRSYLGLAPSMQMPTEPAPGQLIMNTPRLDGWVEQFTNVTFRPSVYKAFSGTNPATLFFSNNADSTEAKFTLEGKITLSEETRSPLVESVAYKNSALSLDRYIASNAAAFALLRKAPNMTPQEPEDRVTRLDSLLLNNSTEFTGIANTLGDEFGFEAFPESGLLSSGEFLFMRKLTKKGELRARLYDLATEGYIDRQGDSYYASSSVLASLIGSELCTFKEFYISFSGDVMVISKRRGLSESVEADRARRRVMYYNSSYTELRKDLPTDVSGFVWAKTSEFEQFIKPFLLKDNAALGLLNRFDVIHLTMRKLNDSSIDFSLKTTTEEGFTQPYQELWVSPLNNGELTGTPILGDIVGSATKEIIYATTQGEIYAVAGDGTIVLEASTDGSIPVGSPVLYDWYGNNQPIVMLGAGTKIFAWNQNGSLLPKFPIEIGQRISAPIVVTDVRRNGIPEIIVATEDRQVHVIDGRGENVTGWPQVVNAVITSAPTFERVDDVWSIWAFSQNIVHSWLRSGATRPGYPQFINAGFSGSPVVFNNNVWGAGIDGHLYSVGKNPSISDSLGTFVRMDSVSVKSMYVANNALHSVGVHENVLLRDSTGFYRNDLVSTISQNGSVFMYSPDGSLKLTKTLGQPASKTLHPSIIDIDQDGNDDVIALAEFGRLFAWEVLTGERIYDLPTSGMKFPLITDLNGDGEMELIAQTREGLRCWTIIKQE
- a CDS encoding ABC-three component system protein, whose product is MASENLYSAAEQALGYIYQIRFALLQTFNLNESTVCFIEKDDDIDFSDPEEGKILASLKHKAVGDSLSDLSPDFWKSVRIWLNYYQNEKSAFSQNDLSFFLFTTGKIPEGAVLKMFLPNSERRSDYANEMKTVLERSESKTLKSIYKLIDNIPEDNLNHFFSCITIFDSQERIQDIPKKIINQRLRTVRPNFREKVYENLEGWWLNECINLLTGNRNEPISVEEVSGKLSLIAENYHFENLPIEFEFAEPEEEISPDADDRLFVKQLRIIGLKSDRITRAILDYYRAFQQRNSWIRNFAELNGELEAYDDRLIDEWSRLKEIVFEELEENTPEKVIQATARKLINQISTSDHENFRIRPKVSKTFVHMGSYHILANESSPRVFWHPHFKERLKEILDEVEK
- a CDS encoding three component ABC system middle component: MKDWDVRPPEIRTLFNPAFCGLVLARGIKGYYQETSESMPYSLSLLILPLCLHKRTRDQVLDNNRSYFTKILEAYPEIRVNFAQRTRGLLPYSMEALAFLMKCNSIEVDDNGSIFLNEDGIMKTIKGSQDTQDCQKAAKLIGKKFGKINDKVTIYTSLGVKP
- a CDS encoding DUF3732 domain-containing protein, coding for MNIKEIILYSHSGEIRRIKFQVNGLNIITGRSSTGKSALSEIVEYCMGRSTFNIPEGPIRDKVSWYAVLFQFQNEQILIAKPTPAATASSCSKAMVRRGNDIEPPSFETLEQNSDDETVVSLLSNKLGIPSYQTEVSSSHSRDSYKPNIKHTPFYLFQKQNLIANKDQLFYRQNESYIPQSIKDTLPILLGVSPKGKLELESKLRSLRRELKIAEKRLEEKEQFDTQIDVRINGLLSEAKQVGILSNTYQPEDANHAISTLENLMDWKPTPIPESNAQDIIILENELRELRKEKSELNETLRTTQSFLEKTAGFTTEAEEQYSRLQSINALPYNNEGEWQWPFAPENLNLESTIADALLNELASLEEELKTVAGEKPNLDEYIVGLEEKLQELNQNVRSKEEELASAISANETIAQMDNLNAAAAKTIGRISLFLENYNPIDDKSDLIRNIEIIQQKIDAIESEIGTDNSEDRLTSILSIISSRLDNYVKDLDAEFSEHTFRFDFKNLTIVVDRPDRPVPMQKTGGASNHLAYHIGALLAIHHFSSKNNRPIPSFLFLDQPTQVYFPSEQVYNSASGSIEETERDSDINRVRRLFEILYSFVTNECPSFQIIITEHANLRDEWFQNSIVEEPWTKPPALVPDEWESMQ
- a CDS encoding helix-turn-helix domain-containing protein, coding for MKLDNAKLKQLRQSNAWSQSHLAEASGISLRTIQRIEKTGVVSPESANCICAAFDIQFDELSMDDNYQTSESPLIDLLKFKVTHMDKKAAIISFIVAFIIAYTIATSIGGTI
- a CDS encoding competence protein CoiA family protein, which encodes MIQYSFAKDSEGRIVKVTSLERNIKLDTYYCVNCGNELIARLGEIRRKHFAHKEQIDCSYETYLHKLSKTVFYRLYRSCLKKNRPFILEYSEKQICKHFQDDFNITCDLGQQVQDFDLTSYFTEIELEKRDRNLIPDVRIFNEKTGESIYVEIAVTHKSEENKVNSGNRILEFLVNEESDLKLFTSKRIELENEKIIRHNFSKSEPQEIDCDGNCPTSKDIFQVFKSGKSILTDTKLKKLKRHLKNDVISDFKIVDLENNYENYTYVQNVVRAHEKETEIKNCFLCRYHAKNKDYHTKRIRPIFCKFLKETFPSNQAVDCEYYRPDESVYAEYRAT
- a CDS encoding tetratricopeptide repeat protein, with the protein product MTELEYINEFQKRKSSELTEETISLINQAVKDYPNSEKLWILRGDLLQLIDVEIGIPLEESLNSYKRALEINPDSSEANFEMASFLNNVLDQTEKAHMFYQKAKNA